Below is a window of Pocillopora verrucosa isolate sample1 chromosome 6, ASM3666991v2, whole genome shotgun sequence DNA.
TGTGCGCCCGCATGGATCTGGCCATGAGAAAGCGACTGAGGAGGCTGACTGGCAAGGTTGGTTAAGACCTGCACCTTCATAGTTTCTAAATTAACACAATGTAACGCTAATTACCCCAGTTGTTTAAGACAGGAGacataaaaagaagaaaaaaataagctttGAGCACTCCTCTGTGCTCCATCTCAAGGCTCATTTTATATCTtgtgttgtttatttctttcctaGGTCGGTCTTTTCCAAGTGCCATCATCCGCCCCAGTCGACAACGAACTTTATTCCATGAGCGTGGCCTTGTACAAACACGAACATTCTGCCATGGACTCTTCTGTGACGAAGTTAATCCCCTCCAGGGTGGGGGCGGTGCTTGCCACAGGGAATTCTTAAGATTCTTGAGCTAGGTTGCTTAGACCACATTTGCTGGTCTGGGCGTCAATTAGGAAAGTGGCCAGTTTTTAACTATGAAAGATAGCCCAGGTACTACATTATACTAACAGAAAATACTCTTACTTAAGAACTAGATTATTGTCCGTTTGTGAAATAAAGTATGCCAATATTACAGTTATGACTTGTTTTTGCATTCTGATTGCATTTGTGCGATAAAGAGTAACAAGCACAACGACTTTACGGAGACAAGTCCGACCGTCTCGCTCATAAACGGAAACTCGCTTGTGGCCTGAATCAGTGCTCTCTTGTGAGTAGGGCCAACTGTGTTCACGTTTTTGTGTGGACTGCTCGCGAGATCCGTGAGGGTTGAGCTAAGTACAAGGATATCTTTTGATCTGATAATCTAGGCCGAGGGTAGTTCCAGAGGGGATTGTTGTCGGTTATAGAAACTTGAGAACCTCAGTGGAAGTCGTCATGAGAGTCAACAGTCCTTTCCTGAACCACTCTCTGCTTGTCAATCACCCTACACGATCGACTGTTATTCTCGgacttaaaccctttacactttTTTCGGACACTTTTGCAGAGTTAATTTTAATTCTTCTGGCCTTGAACCGGTAAAGAATTCCAACTTGCTTGTACTTACTCAGAATGAGAGGATTTTCCACCCCAATTTGCGCCTCGGAGAACCAGTTCTTTCAGTCTTTACGCGGAATAGCCCTATATGTCTGATACACGTCGAAAGCAAAAGTATTCCTCAATacgattaaaggaaaaagaaaaaaatgtaatttctatTTGCTCATGAAAGATAAGAACACATTGATGAAACTAACGAGAGATTTtggcaacaacaacaatttttaattttaacaggGGTCCCGTACTTTAACtatctgaccaatcacagcatgtttttaaaataactgcTAGACACGACAAACTGTGGTGtactgggggggggggaggtcgCATGGTTTCATAGGGAACGGAAGGGGGGTCAGTCGCTGTCAACAGAGGACAAGTCTAAGAGGGTGATCTCGGGCTCAGAGTGAGCTCGGCTCCAGGTCAGCGGTATGGTCACTTGTCAACTTTGCAGCTGAGCCGTGAGTGTGCCAGCGGTACACAATTTCGCGCGTAAACACTAGTAGTAAATTTGGGGAGATAAAAATTGTACGAGAGCGAACCGACACTATTTTCGAAACAATGCCAAGAAACATtcaaaatgacaacaacaaatcCAGAGAAGTAAATCAGTGGGTATTCATTGCCCCAGGTTTGTAATTATACcctaaaaaaaatgacaactgTCGAAAACCATGGCCCTATAAGTCGAGATGCCCTACAAAACAAGAACATCTTGCATGTCTGTCTTGTACATTTCCCCATTGGATTGATGCTCGAAAGAAGATTTGTGTTGATTCATCCATCGATGCATTCCTTTTATATGTACATGTTCGCATTTGTAGAAGATGCCGTTTGTGGTCAAGAACGCGATGAATTAGAACCTGTGTTCATAAAGATTCCGCATCCTCGCACAGGTAATATAATAATACCTTCATTGATCGTGCTGAGAATCGCCCCGTCAATTTGATCACCAGGTCAAACACTTGGAACGACAGCGGCAAATTTACACTGTCAACGCAgttaataaaagcaaatcaacTAATAGTACCCCCACCGAGGCAACACCACGGTTCCCTTAGAATCAAAACccttttttatgtaaaatgcAGTCATAATTGGGGTTTTCTTGTATATTTGTATGATAGAGCTGTCTCCACCCTTACATTTAGACATAACACTTGTTGTAACTTTTTCCACATACTGCTACAATATATTCCTTTCATCTCAGCTATTCTTGGGAAACATCATTTCCTATTCCATTTCACTTAGAGATCCCTGCCCCTGGAGGCTGTTTTGGTACACTTTCTTTTAGTCTCAGATCTGATAGTATGAAATTATAACTTGTTATTGATAGGTCTGTGACACTTGTGGATCCCATGCACTAAACTTGCATTCTGGTCAAGCTGTGTTTACTGTAATAGTGCATGTACATAGTTTGAACTGTGTTCCATTAGAGAACCAATATCTTTAAAACTTGATTTGATAGAACCATGGTTTTTGACTCCTGGAATTGTTTCCTTaccttgtttaaaattttataaaaagcAATTTTGCAAGACTTGCATTGAAGCTTAGGTTTGTTGTTGAAGCTTAGACACTTTCAGTACTCTGCTCACTTTCAGGTATGGAACAACAGTTTTTGCTCTCTCACAGTGGGGAAAAGATCTTTGAGGTCTTGAAATTTACCGAAGAACCCAGATCATGGTTTATAGAGGACTCTGTACAAAAAGGTATTAATAAACAAGCATGTTAAACTCTGTAGCAACCAAACCTCTCTGATtatgaagtaaaacaaaacatatgcATATAACTGGTAATTAAGTACCAAAGATGCAATTACCACTTTCTTATCCTCTTTGACACTTATCATGGATTTCAACATGCTTCTCATGCCCatgaaaagttcttttttttcattgaaaccAGGTACTTGCTTACCCACTCGTTGTGTTTAGTCTTtaattgttgtttgttgttttttttttagatggaAGCCTCTTTGTCATCACTCCAGTGGACCCACTTTTCCTTGTCTTACCATATCTCACAAAATATTCTCAAAAGGTAGGGGAGAGTATGGGCATTAattatcaacaacaacaacctttatttaaacacactatttacaaatgttatttaGCTACATGCAGAAGTAGATGAACTAAATAAGGGCTTGTCAGAGTAGAATTAATCCTATCATGAAATCATTTACCATAATCATTCAATTGCTCAgaaacatcagcttagaaactctttaaaaTGGGTGgtcaatttaaattatcaactcagttgataaaaccaaattatctaaaCTACTTTCTATTTGACTTGGTAGAGTACCTGAATTGTTTGATTGTCCTGTTTCTCTTTATATTGTGTGAATGGAAATATTCTTGGAATGTCAAAAACTCAGTATGATCTAGAGGCTTCAATAACTTATGTCCCAGCGTTTACCTGGCTGGTGATGTTGAAATAGGCAGCCTCTACTACAAAAGGGTCCATAGAAATCTCATATTACATAAAACCTCAGCAGACAGTGCCAAGAGGCCTTTTTTGGTGGTGATAGACTTCTGTTACCAGTATCTGGATTCTATTAATACCAAAACCCTTGTAAACATACTTTTATTAACACTTGTATTTGTTGTTAGACATAAGTCACCATTATTATTGTTCTGATCTTAGTTTAGAACCCTTGATCAGCTACTTTTGGATGATGAGCACCCATCAATCTGCAGACTGACTGGTTGTTTTAGATCTGATGAGATACTTAATATATGTGATGTTAAGGGTGATGACGATCTGCAAGTGTTCAGACTCGATAAAGAGAAGACTATAGCCTGGTTGAAAACAAAGGTGTTtatattttctctctctcaagtcCTTGATATCTAATGTGACATATTTATCACAAAATTGTGTTTCActctctttgtgttttttttggtgAGAGAAAAAACtaactgaaaattttgcagggctaatttaaactctttaaatTACATGAATTGAAGAAGGACACTTTGACCTTACTTGATAAGGAGAGAGCTTTTAGTCCCTTTTCCAGTTTAAAAAGAGCATCTGTTGGTCAGCCTCACTGCTCTGAGAATTATGTGCCCTCTAATAAAACTACTAAACCCCTCTACATTCTTCATCATGATCAAGTTTAGTAAGACCATATTATTTTTGGTATAGGTTGAACAGACTGCAAATGGTATCTCTCAGAGTAGTGTCCATGTTTCCAAAGGTTCTCAAAGTGCAACATTCATAAGGAGTAGACGGCACATGGATGCTTCAAGATGTAAGAAAGATAATTGAAATTCTAGCCAGGGCAGCAGAGTCTCCTCATCCCTCCCTCACATTGAATTAGTGGTTACCCCTCTTCCAATGTTTTCTCTCCTCCCCATTAATGCCTACTTCCCTTTCTCATTGCTTCAGAGTGCAACTAGTTGTGATTGGGGTGGTGCtattgtgagaagaaatttCAGATGCTAGACACTCtaagggatcaaagggttactcttctttaatttttgcatGGAAGAGGTAACCTGGCATCTATATCCATCTACAAATGTACATTAAGATTTATTCAGTAATAACTTTGTTGTCATCACTTTCAGCTGACTATGTGAGTTATGCATTTGGGTTGGTATCTGAATATCTATCCTTGCAGTGGAGTGAAAGACTCAAGGAATCATTGGGGTAAAAGTTACATTATGTGGTATCTATAAAGtactaaaataaatgaaaattcaaatgttttcttttaaatttagtaTTGTTAGAATCAGATGTGGAACTGGTTTAAAAAAGTATTCCTCATTTGATGtatactttcatttctttttctttttatggtCCTGAAAATTAAACCATGAGAAAAGCACCATAAGGAAAATGGGAGTAAAAATTGTCCTTAAGCCAAGAGGGGCATACAGcagagcttatcccagtttccataGCATTAAGCATCTaggagaatagtttcttttcctgGATAAGATccagtccattgcaggttatCCCATTTTTTCTTCCCCCAACATTTTGGtagcttttgttttctcacaGGGGCCTCTAGGAAATTCTCTCTCGGCTTTTGTACATTATGCCTATGTATGCTCATAGATAGGACGAATTTTGATATAAACACCCCTTTAAAGTATCAACACATCGCCTacattgggaaaaaaaatgtaccagCGTAATTTTAAGGATTAGAAAAGACCAAGAATAGTGCTCAGAATCCACAACAAGAATTAAACAACAAAAGCTCTTGCATCTTTGAGAAACACCAAAAACCTGTTTCTTCCAAAGGATTGTGGAATCAAGccaaaaaaacataaaaacatagTGTGAGTGCGAGGGATAACTTGAGCTGCCACTTACGATTTCTGAAGGTAAAAATTAAACTGATGTTGGTCTACTTTATTTCAGCATCACAGATGAAGCACAATTATCATCTCCAGAAGGGCCTCCCACAAAGGTAAGAGTTGGTGATTTACACCTACATGACAgtattttgtcataattttacCACTTAATAGACTGAAGTGTTTCATCAGTAACATCTCAGTCAACAAGCTCCATACCTCTTGGTCCGTGATGATGAGCCAAACAAGTGTGCTGTTGTAGGGGGTTAGCAAGGGTGTCACTAAAAGTCAGTGACTTGTAGTCTACTGCTGACCTCTCACAGGCGCTTTTGTTTGGGTTTCACCTTAGGCAGCCACGTATTGTGTCATTAACAgatgcttatggaaaaagttattgaaacccctgggTTTAGAATccctttgttttttcccttccCTAGctcctcttttttttgtttttatattgcTGCTCCTCTCTGCAAACTTAGTGCCAAAATAAGCTATTAGTGTCAGTTGAattccccttcccctcccccttgaTATGTCAAAATGTCTGTCATCTGAAACTAGAGGTCTTGTTCAATGTACTTGTAATGTTAGTCTGAATGTCTGAAGCTTTGATATGTCAAAAACTCTGCAGTCATGTGGTCCAcccagccagagcttatcctTGTgtccttagcatgaagcaacgAGGAGTATCGTTTCTCTTCCTTGGATGGAACGTTTGTCCATTGCATGGTTACCCCCTAGcattttatcaggcttccctgacaattcgcaGTTACCCATCTATCCTCTTGGGTGGATAGAGGCATTGTGAAAGTccagtgttttgcccaagaataCAACGCAGTGAAGTGCCTAGGTCTCGATCCAAGACATCTCCACCCAGAGAACAGTGCGCTAACCATCAGGCTACCGCGTGTCCAACTTAAATGAATATATCCAtgaggaaaagttttttcagagtataacagggtaataaagtgttatcaactgagttgataacataaattggccaccgtaaaagagtttcaaagctgcatttcaaagctttgaaactctttatggtggccaatttgcattatcaactcagttgataatactaaattaccctgttataccctcccacagacgcagcatcacagtttctctGGAAACTTACTCCCCTTTTTTCTCAGAGTATTACCCTCAATGAGATGGAAGTGAATGTTTTGATTAGAATGCAAACTGTTTGCTTCAAGAGGGTGCAACACAGAAGGCAGATGcctttttctttgataattgtTAGTTCACAGTCAATCTTCATATTTAATCATTTGCCCTTTCCAGAGAGCCAAAGTAACTGATGAGATTCCTGAAGCTACAGAGGATTATTCCAAAGAATTCAGCAAGCTGAATTCTAAAACCGAAAATGATAAGGTAAGGTATGAGCATTATGCAGATGTTCTTTTGAAACAGTGGAAACTGCATAAAAGAAACTGGATCATAGGCATGCCAGCTGAAAATAGAATTTGCTCAATTCATTGTATGGCAAGCTGTAAGTTAAAATGGAGCATATCCTGAGTTATGACTGGCTAATTAAACAGCcactcttctttcctttttttggtgGAGGAACACGTTTTCAACCTTGAGGGGCAATTGAGATGTCAAATCCAAAATCCTTTTCACTTCTCATCCAACAAAAATTAAGGGAATTGCTTTAGCTGGTCACATGAAATTATGGATCATGGAATCTTGCTATTTTTGTGGAGATTTCTACTTCCCATGTGATATTAATGAAAATCACGTATGTAATGTTGCCAATATGGCGCACTGGTATAGTAAAGACCAGTCAAAATTCTGgagatttttgaaattttattgataagttttttattttttttatcatcatcatcatcatcatcgttatgACTGTGattatcatcatcaatattattattattattattactgttattgtTACTCTTATTGTTAACAGCAGACTGCCACGAAGTTAACAGCAGCTCAAAAGTCACTATCCAAGGTGGACAAAAAAGGCATGAAGTCGATATCAAGTTTCTTTGGAGGTGCAGGtggtaaaacggccaaaaagaAATAGTGAAGTACTTTTGTTACTGTTAGTAGTTGTTTGGATTTCTGCGTATGAAAGTGAATTGTTACCCTATCACCTTGCTTagtaaaaaactgtttttcaagTATTGCTTTGGTAATGTTTGCTGGTTCTAACTATAACTGACATCTTAGTCTCTTCTTCGAGGTCTCATAAAAATTAACGCCACCTTGAAATTATTTACCATCTCTTAATAATGGTTCTTGATCTTCTACGTCCTCTTTGATGTCCACGTCTTCATCTGGCAAAGGAGAGAAAATACAAGGATGAGAAAACTTGGGGCCAGCTATTTACACGAGATCTGATAGAGAGGCTGaacagaaacaatttttttgagagGTTTTAAGAGGTGATCTAGATTAGTTACGTAATCATAATAAGAAGTTAAGACAAAAGAAGGAAACTCTTCATTTGAGTCAATTCACCTTCATCCTTGGTCTTCAGAGCTTTTACTTTGAAGGTCCACAAAACCGCCACGCCGAGCAGAAACCACGCGACGATCTGTGATGTGCTTTTGCTTACGGCGATCCTTACGGCCAAATcttgtttttcatcttcattcAAATTGTATCGCTTCTCAGGACCAGGCCCGACTGTAGCGCAGATATAGTAGTCCCCTTGGGCAAATGACACTATCAGCCATGCCAGAGGTGCTGCGAACGCCCTCGAAACGCTGGGTAAGATCACATTGCGGAATACGGCGAATTTCGTTTCCTTTTGCagcttttcttttacagtttGCAGGAAGCCATGCGGAGTTAGCTTTTTCGCCACGACTAATAGATTAACAAAATACAGTATGACGCAAGGTGCAATAAGGTACAGGTACCCGTACTGTTGATGATTTTCCACAGGGCAGTCGAAAAATTCCGATTTGACTTTTGCGTTTATTGCCACAACGCTTCCAGAGAGTCCAAGGTTCAACAGGGTTTTTACATTTTTGCGTAAGAATTTTATGCCTTTGAGCACCTCCACCCCAACTGCCATGACTGAAAGATACTGAAAACAACAAGCGCCAAGTTTTAATTCATGTCTTTTGAATGCACCATCAGTATCATATTACCAAACTGCGTGGACTTCAAGTCGAGAGGTCTTAAATTCACTTAACTATAGAATCCCTCTCGTTTTATTTCTTAAGTCTTTGTATTTACCCATTTTTCTCGTTGCGTTTTTTGAAGACTTTCGTGACTTCAAGTTACTTTTACTACAACATgatcacttaaccctttacaccctgacatcactatgcatattctccatactgttctctaaacatttcctaatgtgccaacagggagaatttgtctaacaatcaagagccccTATggttggtgatcagttcctttaatctcctgaccttaatgtttcattcaggggtgatatgacaaggagaaattcGATGCAAGTCACTCGTAGGGGTTGAAGAGCTATTACAGGTTGCACAGAATAGGGGTATAAAAGaattgtcatttttcttttagtggTTCTGCTCTTAGTGAGCGTCCGATGTAGGTGGAGGACAGTACAAACAGGCCGTTGGCACTCAGTTAAGGGTAACCGCTTTAAACTGTACAGCTTTATACAGGTTCTATTGTATTCAGCttttctttgttgcaaatacatattttaaaaagagtgttttttttcaaagatttgactcTCCCTGAAAGAAAGTTGAATAGCCGTTGTCTTTTACGTATTtgtaaaatcataaatcaaaACGCCTCGACGCGTTGTTTTCCTTTGGTTGTTGCTGTTGGTGATGTTCTTAACAATTGCTAATTTCCTTTctgcttcttttaaaattctcacTTTTTTAGTAACCAAGTTATGTTGTAGCGGCATGGAAATACATCAAGGACAGTCAAAATTATAAGCACGCACTTGAAAACAAGCTTTACGTTGCTCGtaacaaaataacttttaaaaatactGATGTTTTCTGTGATTTGGAAGGTTATTTTTAGTTGAAATATTAGAGAAAAGAAGTCGCTTTTGTTTCAGTAACATTGTTCAGCACTGTTGCAAAGGCGTAAAATTGGATTACGACTTTTTGTTCACCGGGATAAAATGTGTTTGTAAATTGAAGGTCTTAATGGGGTTAACCGCTAGCCGtaaaacagccaaaaaatttaaccgttgtgcgaaaaaattgacaaattttgacCTTTAGTCGTAAAAGTAAATGGGTCTTTTAATCTCATTGAAGGAAGTGAACAGTTAGCAGTGGAATGGCCGACATTTTAACCGTTAACCGTAATAGGCTTTACCCCTTTGAGACCCTCTGAATTGAGTACTTACCCAAGAAAATGAGTGTGTTACAGCAGATAGACTGAACGTACTTATCAGGATCTTGACCGATATACAAGCACTTAGAGTTCCCTTTGACTTGTGTCGTGGTGTCGCTGTTTCACTAAAGACAGCTGCGCCGATTATCTGAATAATTGCTGAGAGCCTAGACCATTGGCAACTATTGATTTTCAGCCAATAGGATGGCACCATATCCTAATTAACCGCTATTGGTGCATCTATTGTCAATTATTATTGATAGAACTCGGCGTTGAATTCTTACCAAGTGTGAAATAAAAATCGTTTAAAAGGGACAATTCGtaactgttaaaatttttaGAACCGAAAAGTGCAAGAATTGATTTTTCCGTACAACAGCGGAAGTAAACTTAGCATGCGTCTTTGGTGATTAGCAGACAGATACCGATTTTCCTTTGCACAATTTATTAAGGattagaaaaaatttaaaatgataagaaaaaaattgagtaaaACCAAGTGTCAGTTTGTAGTGATTTTTATTTGGAACCTGTCTAATGCCTCAGCGTACAGTAATAATCATCATTCATTACATGATAACTTCTGagtcaacttaaaaaaaatcaatatttcagcgcaaagaaaatggtaaaccAAACATTTTAGTTAATTAAGCGTTCACATTCTTTGCTTTTCGTTTCGTTTCCTCAGAAACGCAATCGCCAAGGACAATTATGAATTTACAAAGAGAATTTAATTGCTTTGTGTTTTCCATCCCTTTTCTCATGACATGTGATTGCAATATTATACAAGCATTATAAACCTTCTCAAGGAGTTATTGTCCAAAGTGCACGCTGCGAGTTCGCATTTATATTTCATCACAGGATAATTTCAAAAAGGTTAAGGTCACTTCCCACCTTCACAGGCCGAAAAAAtcgacttttcttttatttcactaaactgaattcaatcactcaacctaacgtttccatgaaaaaatgttcttaaatctttaaaagcacccgagCTACTTAGAAAACgtactttcaaataaaagttaataaatcaggaaaGTGTCATAATCTCGGACCTGGGAGAATCTCGCAGCAACCGCTCATCTTGGGGCtcgtttttcatgttatttccatattttgtttacatcgcgcactTTACGAAATTCACACTTGGAAGCTCTTTTCTcaaggaaaaatctttgctcatggaaaaatcaaaagtctttggtaaaagaaaaggaaaaaaaacaggcccaaagaagaaagaaagagtaccattctgtcaaggaaagaaaaaattgccttGTGATAGCGATTGGTGCTGACGTAGCTCCACGTTGACGTccagatttcgaacaaagaagtcGTCGTCAAACCAGTCTTTGCCATgttacataatgttaaaaacgaggtttccttttccttatgcAAGTACTGgccttgatacaaaaacattaacaatcgcTTCGAATCGTAATTCTGAAAGCTGTCTGTCAATTCGCtgtcttgctcctcagcacattttccggtttttccatttttgccacggttttcctttgcctttggcaacttgGCTCATTTTTTTGTCGTAAAAAAAAGAAGTGTctgcaatgggttacttttcccgggaaatcttgatctatcgtcattgacgccagcaggtcccgttgtcccattggtttgcggtttAAGGAGGCTCCTGGCGTGAcgcgagttgtttgcgaacctcTGTGAGCTAAAATCtcacatttgattttggaaGGATTACAACCCCTTTGAAAGAATTTATGGGGTAAatagatttgaccgattttcgtaAAATTTCGCCTaaacattccaggaataatgacaaacgaaagCGTGGAGCATCACGGTAAAGCCAGGTTGGTTTTTGTTCCATTCAGTCTTTGAACATCTCAGTGACCATTTTTTCGGCACATTTCTCCGGAATTCCGTTGT
It encodes the following:
- the LOC131792874 gene encoding ribonuclease H2 subunit B-like isoform X2; the encoded protein is MPRNIQNDNNKSREVNQWVFIAPEDAVCGQERDELEPVFIKIPHPRTGMEQQFLLSHSGEKIFEVLKFTEEPRSWFIEDSVQKDGSLFVITPVDPLFLVLPYLTKYSQKFRTLDQLLLDDEHPSICRLTGCFRSDEILNICDVKGDDDLQVFRLDKEKTIAWLKTKVEQTANGISQSSVHVSKGSQSATFIRSRRHMDASRSDYVSYAFGLVSEYLSLQWSERLKESLGITDEAQLSSPEGPPTKRAKVTDEIPEATEDYSKEFSKLNSKTENDKTATKLTAAQKSLSKVDKKGMKSISSFFGGAGGKTAKKK
- the LOC131792874 gene encoding ribonuclease H2 subunit B-like isoform X1, which codes for MPRNIQNDNNKSREVNQWVFIAPEDAVCGQERDELEPVFIKIPHPRTGMEQQFLLSHSGEKIFEVLKFTEEPRSWFIEDSVQKDGSLFVITPVDPLFLVLPYLTKYSQKFRTLDQLLLDDEHPSICRLTGCFRSDEILNICDVKGDDDLQVFRLDKEKTIAWLKTKVEQTANGISQSSVHVSKGSQSATFIRSRRHMDASRSDYVSYAFGLVSEYLSLQWSERLKESLGITDEAQLSSPEGPPTKRAKVTDEIPEATEDYSKEFSKLNSKTENDKQTATKLTAAQKSLSKVDKKGMKSISSFFGGAGGKTAKKK
- the LOC131792874 gene encoding ribonuclease H2 subunit B-like isoform X3, with product MPRNIQNDNNKSREVNQWVFIAPEDAVCGQERDELEPVFIKIPHPRTGMEQQFLLSHSGEKIFEVLKFTEEPRSWFIEDSVQKDGSLFVITPVDPLFLVLPYLTKYSQKFRTLDQLLLDDEHPSICRLTGCFRSDEILNICDVKGDDDLQVFRLDKEKTIAWLKTKVEQTANGISQSSVHVSKGSQSATFIRSRRHMDASRSDYVSYAFGLVSEYLSLQWSERLKESLGITDEAQLSSPEGPPTKRAKVTDEIPEATEDYSKEFSKLNSKTENDKTVTKLTAAQKSLSKVDKKGMKSISSFFGGAGGKTAKKK